The sequence below is a genomic window from Chloroflexota bacterium.
GCAGGCAGGCGACCAGCTCCTCAAGGGCAAGACCGCCCCCGTCCCGGCGTGGCGCGCGCTGCACGTCGTGGCCCGCGTCGGCGGGGCCGGCCGGAGCGAGGGGTTCGAGGCCCCGTTCGTCGGCCGCGAGCGGGAGCTGCGCCTCCTCAAGGACGCCGTCGGGACGACGGGCGAGGACGGTCGCGCGCGGCTGATCTCGATCGTCGGCGTGGGCGGGATCGGCAAGAGCCGGCTCATCTGGGAGCTCGAGAAGTACCTCGACGGCGTCGTCGAATCTGTCTACTGGCACCAGGGCCGCTCGCCAGCGTACGGAGACGGGATCGCCTTCTGGGCGCTCGGCGAAATGGTGCGACGCCGGGCCCGGATCGCGGAGGCGGACGATGCGGCCACGACCGCGGCGAAGGTCGACGAGGCGGTCATCGAGTGGGTGACGAGCGAGGACGACCGCGGCTGGGTGCGGCAGCGGCTGCGGAGCCTGCTCGGCCTCGAGGAGCCTCCGGCAGCGGCACAGCGCGAGGAGATGTTCGCCGCCTGGCGCCGTTTCTTCGAGGGGATCGCAGAGCGGGGCACGACGATCCTCGTCTTCGAGGACCTGCAATGGGCGGATCCTGGCCTCCTCGACTTCGTCGAGTCGATGATCCAGTGGAGCAGAAACCATCGTCTGCTTGTCATCACGCTCGCCCGGCCGGAGCTGCTCGAGCGGCGGCCCACATGGGGCGCCGGCCAGCGGGCATTCACCTCCCTCCGCCTCGACCCGCTCCCGGACGCCGATGTGCGCATCCTGATCCGCGGGATGGCCTCAGGACTATCCGATGAGATCGTCGACCGGATCGTGGCCCGGGCCGAGGGGATCCCGCTCTACGCCGTCGAGACGTTCCGGATGCTCGTCGATCGCGGCGCTCTCGCCCCGACGGCGGAGGGGCGGATGGTCGCGGCGGGGACTGGCGTCGCACTCGACGTGCCTGAGTCGCTCCACGCGCTGATCGCCTCTCGCCTCGACGCCCTCGACCCGGCCGATCGCGCGCTCGTCCAGGATGCGTCTGTCCTGGGTCAGACCTTCACGCTCGATTCGCTGGCCGCGGTCGTCGACCAGCGCCCCGGAGAGCTCGAAGTCCAGCTTCGCGGCCTCGTCCGGCGCGAGATCCTTATCCTGGATCTCGACCCACGATCGCCCGAGCGCGGCCAGTACGGCTTCGTCCAGTCGCTCATCCGCGAGGTCGCCTATACGACGCTGGCGCGACGGGAACGACGGTCCAAGCACCTGGCGGTCGCGCGGTTCTTCGAGGCGCTCGGGGACGAGGAGCTGTCCGGTGTCCTCGCCACCCACTACGTCGAGGCGCACGCCGCCAGCACGCCGGGCCCGGAGGCCGACGCTCTGGCGGCTCAAGCCCGGATCGCGCTCCGCGGCGCGGCCGAGCGTGCGCTCGCGCTCCACTCGCCCGACCTCGCCCTCGGCTACCTTGAGCGAGCCCTCGCAGTGACCCAGGACACCGCCGAGTCCGCACGCCTCCACGACGAGGCTGCCCGGGCGGGTTATCAGGCGAACCGGATGTCGGCGTCTGAGGACCATGCGCGGGCGGCGATCGCCGCGTTTGAGGCGTCGGGCGACCCGGCTGGCGCCGCTCGCGCAGCGGCGATGCTCGGCGTCCTCCTGATGTTCGCCTCGAGGATCGAGGAAGCCTCCGGGGTCCTCGCGCAGGCGCTCGGGGCGCTTCCCGAGGGAGACGCGAGCCCCGAGGCCGTGATCATGCTCGCCCAGCTCGGACGGGCGGCCATGTTCGCCAGCCGCCCCGACGAAGCGGTCGCCTGGCTCGAACGCGGCCTCGCGGCGGCGCCGCGGATCGACGACGTCGCCGGGATCGCCGACATGTTGATCACGCGGGCCTGGGCGGTCCAGACGATGGGTCGCTGGCGCGAGTCGGTGGCGATCCTGCAGGGTGCGCTCGAGATGTCCGTTGAGCACGGTCTGCTCGAGAGCCAGCAGCGAGCGCGGAACAATCTCGCCACGTTCTTCATCACCTACGGTCCGCGGCGCGCGCTCGAGATCGGTCGCCCGGGGCTCGAGATGGCTGAACGACTCGGCCATTCGGGGTGGGCCGCGAAGTTCGGCTTCCTCGCGATCCCTGCGTTTCTCGCGGGCGAGTGGGAATGGGCGGAGGCCCGGATCGATGAGCATTTCCGTGACGATCTCGGCAACCTGACGTGGACGCCGCTCGCCGCGGCGAAGATCTCCCTCGCGATCTGGCGAGGCGACGATCGCGCGGCGGAGACCGTGCTTGCCGAACTAGGTCGTCGCGTCGAGCGTGGGACTGCGCAGGACCGATTCGCAGCCCGCGGCGCCGAGGCCGAATGGGCGCTCGCCCACGAGACGCCCGATCGAACGTGGGAGGCTGCCATGGCACTCGTCGCGGTCGGACAGGAGCTCGGTGACGCGATCGACGGATGGATCGCGGCCGGGCGCGCGGCCGCCCTTGCGACGAATGCCGAGCGCTTGCGCCAGACGATCGTCGGGCTCGAAGCCGGCCCGCCCGGGCTCGACTTCACGATCGCACATCGAACGCTCTACCGGGGCGCGCTTGAGGCGCTCGACGGCAACGTCCCAGCGGCGTCGACCGCCTTTCGAGAGGCGGCTGACGTTCTGCGACGGACAGGCAGCATCTGGTCGCTCGCGCTCGCCCGTCTCGTCGAGCTCGCGGTGCTGCGGCCACCGAACGAGGAGCGTGACGCAGCCCTCGGCGAGGCCCGCGAGATCGGCGAGCGACTCGGCGCGCACGCGTTCCTGGAGATGCTCGATCGGTTCCCGGGTGCGGCGGTGCCGACTGCCGGCACGGGCACCGGTACCGCCTCGACGCGTCCGGTACTCGAGGCTGGCTAGGCGTGCCCGCGGTCATGGTCGCACCGCTCGAGGAAGACGAATGGCCATCGCAGGCCACGGTGCCCACCTCGGGAGGCTCCGTCCCTCAGCGCCTGGCCCAGTAGTCGTCGCTCGACTTGCTGGCCGCCAGCGCGGCCGGGGTCTCGAAGCCGGGAGCCATGGAGGCCGCGTCGCCGGCGAGGACCTCGTGGTGTTCGATGTTGAGGAGCCGCAGCCAACTCTGCTGGCCCATCGTGAGCGCGATGAAGTAGCCCAATTCGACGAGCTCGGGCTCGCTGAAGTGTCGGCGCAGCCGGTCCCAGAACGCGTCGTCGGGATCCAGGCGCCAGGTGATCGCCTCGGCGTACGCCAGCGCGGCCTTCTGCCGCTCGTCGTAGACGCCCGAAGTCTCGAAATTGAGCAGCTCGTCGTACTTTCCCTCGCTCAGTCCCTGCGCCGAGGCCTGGACCGAGCGCTGGTTGCCGCAGTATTCGCACTTCACCGTGCGCGACACGTAGACCCGGCAGAGCTCCTTGATCGTGTGGTCGCAGACGCCCTCGCGGAACACCGCCTGCCAGGAGTTCGCGAACGACCAGAACACGGCGGGGACGTGGGCCCGGACGGACTGGCTCTCCGGCCGCGGCGTGCCGAACCGGGCACACCGCTCCAGTTCGGCGCGCATGTCCCCGTCCACGGACTCCGGCCCGACATAGCTGATCCGCTGTCTCTCTGCCAACGCGGCCTCCTCTATCGGCGCTCGCGGCCGATCATTCCGGGCCCGCATAGGCACCGGCCGTCTGCGGGAACATGGCCTTGATGATCTTGAAGGCAGAGACGTCCACCGTGGCATCCATGTGGAGGTACACGGACGCGTCACGGAGGTACTTCTCGATCCCCACATCGAGCATCGACCCGTGGCCGCCGTGCAGCTCCATGGCCTGACGGCATACCTCGAACACCTCTTCCGAGGCGAACACCTTCACCATGTTGCACAGCTTGTCGGCGTCCGCCGCGTTCCGGTCCACCGCCCGGGCCGCGTGGCGGACGAACGCGCTGACCGCGTCGAGCTTGATGGCCATCTTGGCCAATCTCAGCGCGACCGCCTGGTGCTTGATGAGGACGCGGCCGCCCTGGACATGCTGCTGCACGAAGGTGGCCGTGTCCTCGAAGGCGGCGATCCCGGTGCCGAGGTTCTTGGCGGCCTGGAGGATCTTGCCGGGGCGGAAGTAGACCCCCGCCTTGCCGAGGGCGTCATCGCGCACCAGGAGATGGTCTTCGGGTACCCGGCAGTCCTCGAAGACGATCTCGCCGTTGTTCATGTAGCGGCCGCCGATCGTCTCGTTGCAGCGGGTGACGGTCAGCCCCGGCGAATCGCGTGGGACGAGGAAGCTGCTCGTGCCCTGGAGCATCCCGAGCGCGGGATTCGTATTCGCATAAACGACGTACAGCGAGGCGTCGTACCCGTTGCTGATGTACTGCTTCCGACCGTTGATCGTCCAGTGACCGTGCGCGAACGTGGCCTGCGTGTCCATGTTCGCCTCGGGGACGTTGTACGGCAGCCAGCGGTCCGACGCGCCCTTCGGTTCGGTCAGGCAATGGGCCATGAGGAACGACGGATCCGCCATGTAGCGGGCGAACCAGCGCGCCTGAAGGTGTTCGGGAGCAACGTTCCGCAGCAGCACGGACACCTTCCAGCCCTGGGCGAGCTTGTCGGCGAGGCCGGCATCCCCGCGGCCGAGCTCGGTGCCGATGAGTGCGAACGTCTGCGCCTCCGTACCCGGGTCCAGCTCCACCCCACCGTACGCGCCGGGCACTCCGAGACCTCGCAGGCCGGCGGCGTCGGCCTCCTCGAGGATGTTCGGCGGCAGGCGTTCGTCCGGCTCGAAGAGCCATTCACGCTGGCGGTTGGCCCGGATGAACGGGATGACCACCCGGTCGACGTACTCGCGCGTCGTCTGCTGCATGAGCCGCTGCTCGGCGGAGAGCTCGAGTTGGTCCATCGTCATGGTCATGTCCGATCCTCCGGAACTACCTGCCGATCGATCATGAGCGCAGGCGCTCGCTCATCCAGTCGGCCATCGCCGGCCGGTACTTGTACGTGATGTTGTTGCAGACGTGGTTGCCGTCCGGGTACATGAGCAGCGTCGCGTTGGGCGCCTCGCGAGCGATCCGCTCGGCCTGCTCCGGCGGGAAGAGCCGGTCCCTGGCGCCGTGGATCACGAGAAGTGGCTGATCGACGTTCGCGAGCACGCCATGGAGCGCGAGGGTTTTCGATCG
It includes:
- a CDS encoding AAA family ATPase: MVCASCGTENKPGRRFCAQCASPLAAPCSRCGAANDPGDRFCGQCASPLEAEPTTRSAPVQAATTSPPVAERRLVSVLFADLVGFTAIADGRDAEETRELLGRYFELARDVVERYGGVIEKFIGDAVMAVWGAPVAREDDAERAVRAGLELVAAIPTIETQLRARAGVLTGEAAVTLGAAGQGMVAGDLVNTASRLQSAAPPGAVFVGEATQRAASNAIAFEQAGDQLLKGKTAPVPAWRALHVVARVGGAGRSEGFEAPFVGRERELRLLKDAVGTTGEDGRARLISIVGVGGIGKSRLIWELEKYLDGVVESVYWHQGRSPAYGDGIAFWALGEMVRRRARIAEADDAATTAAKVDEAVIEWVTSEDDRGWVRQRLRSLLGLEEPPAAAQREEMFAAWRRFFEGIAERGTTILVFEDLQWADPGLLDFVESMIQWSRNHRLLVITLARPELLERRPTWGAGQRAFTSLRLDPLPDADVRILIRGMASGLSDEIVDRIVARAEGIPLYAVETFRMLVDRGALAPTAEGRMVAAGTGVALDVPESLHALIASRLDALDPADRALVQDASVLGQTFTLDSLAAVVDQRPGELEVQLRGLVRREILILDLDPRSPERGQYGFVQSLIREVAYTTLARRERRSKHLAVARFFEALGDEELSGVLATHYVEAHAASTPGPEADALAAQARIALRGAAERALALHSPDLALGYLERALAVTQDTAESARLHDEAARAGYQANRMSASEDHARAAIAAFEASGDPAGAARAAAMLGVLLMFASRIEEASGVLAQALGALPEGDASPEAVIMLAQLGRAAMFASRPDEAVAWLERGLAAAPRIDDVAGIADMLITRAWAVQTMGRWRESVAILQGALEMSVEHGLLESQQRARNNLATFFITYGPRRALEIGRPGLEMAERLGHSGWAAKFGFLAIPAFLAGEWEWAEARIDEHFRDDLGNLTWTPLAAAKISLAIWRGDDRAAETVLAELGRRVERGTAQDRFAARGAEAEWALAHETPDRTWEAAMALVAVGQELGDAIDGWIAAGRAAALATNAERLRQTIVGLEAGPPGLDFTIAHRTLYRGALEALDGNVPAASTAFREAADVLRRTGSIWSLALARLVELAVLRPPNEERDAALGEAREIGERLGAHAFLEMLDRFPGAAVPTAGTGTGTASTRPVLEAG
- a CDS encoding carboxymuconolactone decarboxylase family protein gives rise to the protein MAERQRISYVGPESVDGDMRAELERCARFGTPRPESQSVRAHVPAVFWSFANSWQAVFREGVCDHTIKELCRVYVSRTVKCEYCGNQRSVQASAQGLSEGKYDELLNFETSGVYDERQKAALAYAEAITWRLDPDDAFWDRLRRHFSEPELVELGYFIALTMGQQSWLRLLNIEHHEVLAGDAASMAPGFETPAALAASKSSDDYWARR
- a CDS encoding acyl-CoA/acyl-ACP dehydrogenase, encoding MTMDQLELSAEQRLMQQTTREYVDRVVIPFIRANRQREWLFEPDERLPPNILEEADAAGLRGLGVPGAYGGVELDPGTEAQTFALIGTELGRGDAGLADKLAQGWKVSVLLRNVAPEHLQARWFARYMADPSFLMAHCLTEPKGASDRWLPYNVPEANMDTQATFAHGHWTINGRKQYISNGYDASLYVVYANTNPALGMLQGTSSFLVPRDSPGLTVTRCNETIGGRYMNNGEIVFEDCRVPEDHLLVRDDALGKAGVYFRPGKILQAAKNLGTGIAAFEDTATFVQQHVQGGRVLIKHQAVALRLAKMAIKLDAVSAFVRHAARAVDRNAADADKLCNMVKVFASEEVFEVCRQAMELHGGHGSMLDVGIEKYLRDASVYLHMDATVDVSAFKIIKAMFPQTAGAYAGPE